The Elaeis guineensis isolate ETL-2024a chromosome 3, EG11, whole genome shotgun sequence region gaccgggcaagggccagcaggccgctggcctgggccggcccgtgcgcgtgggcctgggccgcaggccccccccgcgcgggcctgggtctcgCGTCCGCGCGCcgcgcctgcggccgcgccgctgccgtccgccgccggtcgccggcggtcctccgccgcctcgattttcgtaccgacttcgaaagctcgtatcttttccatccgagctccgattcaggtgatcttggtctcgttggactccgtttttcaccgcgaacctcgctgtgggctcaatgtgggctgaatctcgaggcgtcaaatcctaacatatacCTATAGGTATCCAAAGTTTGGGGTTCTGGGATATGCATCATCATGACTCCTCAAACTACCCTTCCCtgcctcttctctttttttcaatCAAAGGGTTCACATCACGTTTGCCACCCCTGTATAGGATGTCACATGGATCGCATGTATGATACCTGGAAATGAATAAACCCCTGTTGTGTAGCATATTTGGTCAATCGCCATGCCATAcgccaattaaaatttttgaaattctagACAGGAACTTTGAATATGACAGGGTTAGCATCTGAATATACCTCTGTTGCAGGAGATATATCTAAAATACACCCACAGACGGCTATCTAAAATTGCAAAAAGCTTCCTTTTTCTAAGGTTTGGCTTACTTATTCAAATTAACTGCTCATCACTTATAATTTCTTATAGGACAATGATTGTAAGAGTATATATAAAAGCATAAACGGTCGTCAAAGACATTTTTCAAATTACTGTTTTTAATGAAAAAGCAGTGATGCACACCGTTGATGATATCTCTGTGAGGAACAATTGCTGCGAGATCTTAAAATTAAATATGCGGTCCAGACATTTTGTTCTTATTCTTTCTTAAAAAATGTTTTGAATGTGCAATGGATATTGCAATGAAATTTTGCTAGTGACTTTAAATGCTTAAGCTAGTTGTTTATATCCTGAACATGGAGGTATGGCTCAGCAGGGGATCGCCAGGATAAATTTCTTATCTTCTTCATGTTATTTATGTGTATAGTTTACTGTAACTTGGGCATGTGATAAACAGGTATATGATGAATTGAATATGACATTAAATATTAGAGTACATGttatttttttcctaaatttACTGCAAAATTTCAAAGAATTTGCATAAGCATGATCAACTTCTATGATTAGATGTTATCTAAATCCATTTCATGAAAAATACATGTAtctgattttcaaaatcttgccATGCATCGTATTTTAGATTCCATGCAGTCTGTGGTTGCTCTTTAATCGAAGATAGAAACAATTTGATTTTTAGAAGATTTTTGTAGAAAGAGAAACTTTGCAGAAAGGATATTTGTATTACATCTTGTGTGAAGAGTATGAATTATAGGCTAGCTATTGAGTCAAACTTTTTTCTTTTGATCGATCCTTTTTTTTCCATCATAGATTCTTTCCACAGACATGAATTATTGTTAGATTGGTTGTTCTGGACCAAACTGCTATATGCATTTTAAGGTATCATCCCAAATTTGGCAAATTTGAAGTGCTAATTATCCTTGTATATTACATTGTTAGATGTAATCCATCTTATATGGTTCATCTTAGAAGGTTGCATTCCGTGCAATTATTTATTTGAGATGATTTTGGGAATTGGAAACCACCATGGTGCACTCCTTCATTATTTGATTGCTTTCCTTTACCATCTGTTTGTTTCTTCTGCAGAACCGCTGTGTAAATATGATAGCCCATCTTTTTCATGCCCCAATTGGGGATGATGAAACAGCAGTAGGGGTTGGAACTGTGGGATCCTCAGAAGCAATAATGCTGGCCGGACTGGCATTTAAGAGGAAGTGGCAAAACAAAAGAAAGGCAGAGGGAAAGCCTTATGACAAACCAAACATAGTTACTGGTGCGAATGTTCAGGTGCTAACCACCTCAGCTCACCAGAAGTTACCGTAACatggtgctgaaaattttcataaTCTTATGTTCTCATATATGCTTATTTAGGTTTGCTGGGAGAAATTTGCAAGGTATTTTGAAGTAGAATTGAAGGAAGTGAAGTTAAGGGAGGGGTTTTATATCATGGATCCCGTGAAGGCTGTGGAGATGGTGGATGAGAATACCATCTGTGTTGCTGCCATTTTGGGTTCAACTCTTACTGGAGAGTTTGAAGATGTGAAACTACTGAATGAGCTGCTTACACAGAAGAACAAAGAAACAGGGTAAGTGGTTTTGCTTGTATACCAGAGTACCGGTCCATTGTCAGGAGACCATAATTATTGTGTAATAATGTAATAATATGCTATGAACTGGGTATACTTGCCTATCTATATATTCATTGGCCACCGTTTGGATGATCAGTGTTACATAACCTAAAGGTTGTTAAGTGATTGAGCGAAACCAGGTGATCGGTTCATGTCAAAGTTTTGCCGAGTGGTCATTGTATGAAAAAGGTGAGTACATAGTTCATATGAAGAATGTTTGTACAGTTGGTTGGCAATGCAAACATAAATAAGGTTTATAAAATAGATCAAATAAGTAATAAAAGAAATCAAAGTATATATTGgacaagaaaaatatgaaaaatagggTATATACTTCTTGCTCTTGTTTGATAGATTATAGCGTGATTTGCTGACTAAAGATATATTACCCTTTTTATGCATATAATCAAATTTCCAGCAAACAAAGCTGAGGGAGGGAGGGATGGAAAGGAGGGGGGTGGGGGTTGGGGAGGGGAGAGAGGTTGAGGACCAGCATAGGACCAGGATGCATATGCTTGCCACTTGGGCCTAGTTGGGTGCCAAACAACCCACTATGCAGCAACCCAGCGTGGTGTTGTCACTGGACCTTCATTTGCTTATTCTGGATGCATGCATAGTCTTACAGGATGCATTTTAAAACAGTGATTTATATATCTGCTTGTCAATTGAATGACCAGTCAACATTTCTAGTAGCCAATGGTTGTTGACGGCTCAAGTAGGTGAACCAAGGATGCAGTTTGAATTGATTGATCCTCTCAAGACAGTGATACCGGTGACATTTCAGCCATATCCATTTCTAGATTGGTTAAGAATCTTGAGATTGCTCCAGATGCTGGCTTTTGATGATAAGTTTCTGTAATTGAAGTGAAAGTTACAGCATATTTTTTTACCCATTTATGGGTTAATTTTCTGGACTTCAGATCAAAACCATGCCTGTtgttcacatctagtgatgatttATTCATAGGACTAATGTTAGTGAGAGATGGTATCATATTTATCATGCCCTGCAGGTGGGATACACCTATCCATGTTGATGCTGCAAGTGGTGGATTCATAGCTCCTTTCCTCTATCCAGAGCTGGAGTGGGATTTTCGGCTACCACTGGTAAAGAGCATAAATGTCAGTGGCCACAAATTTGGTCTTGTTTATGCTGGAATTGGTTGGGTTGTTTGGAGGAGCAAAGAAGATTTGCCTGAAGAGCTCATTTTCCATATAAACTATCTTGGGGCGGATCAACCTACTTTTACCCTCAATTTTTCTAAAGGTGAATATTATCATGTGTATGTGTGATTTTTACTTATTTGAATGTGCATGCAATGTTGCATTATGTCATATTAGCTTCCAACAAAATACTTCAAATAATCTGTTTCATTGTTGCAGGTTCAAGTCAGATAATTGCACAGTACTACCAGTTCATACGCTTGGGCTTTGAGGTAACATGAGAACTTTTGCTATATCTCTAACCATGTGATAATTGTGGATACAAATTCTGTTTCAATGGTAAATTGTCTGGTCTGGATTCTGTTTCAATCTGTATATGTTTAGTAGAAATAGTCATACAAGTTCCCTAATAAGCAAGGTTTTCTAACTAATTTATTAAGCCGTCAGCCAATGAACCTTAccccatcaaggtttaaaaaataaaataaaatccatcAATGTTCCAGACAGTTCACTACATTTGGCCCTGCACCGAAGTTGATCCTCGTAATTGGTATGAAACTCTTGGTGAAGGTTTATTTGGAGATTGTGGTGCCTCCCCTAGAACTGGAAGGCTAGATCTGAAGTTCCTCAAGAATGTGATAGTTCTTGATGGAGGCGTCTTTTGGTCAAGGAACTTGATACATCTTTGAGGAACAAATAAGCCAAACAGGAAATTTAATTTCAATCTGGAGTTCCAACTTCAATTAATCGGCAAACCAAAGCAAACTTGATCctaaatcaaattgaattgtcTTATCTCCTGCAGCAGACTATGGAAGATTAAGATACTCTGCTGTGCTGCTGCGTAGTTATTGAattgttctaaacttttggaAAATTACTTACTGTTTCTACTTTATCAACGTGTTGTCTCCCTTCTGCCATGATGAACAATCAGTGCATGGGTAAATAGATTGGAACATTGATTTGCTGCAACTCATATCACCTACTTACTTTTGGCTTAGAACAAGGCAGTTTGTGGGCTGTGTCGGCTCATGACAGTTCTTATATTATACTTTCCTCATTATAAAAAGTTTCTTCCATATTTTTTCTTACATAGGCCACTAAATCTGTAGCATGTTATATGTTAGGGCTACAAGGATATCATGGAAAATTGCATGGAAAATGCAAGGGTGCTAAGGGAAGGCCTCGAGAAGATGGGAAGGTTTGATATTGTTTCCAAGGAAGTTGGTGTTCCTCTTGTTGCATTCTCGCTTAAGGACAGCAGCAAGCACACAGTCTTTGAGATAGCAGAGAGCATGAGGAAGTTTGGATGGATAATCCCTGCATACACTATGCCAGctaacgcggagcatgtggccgTCCTCCGTGTCGTGATCAGGGAGGACTTCAGCAGGAGCCTTGCTGAACGCCTTATTTCGGACATCAACAAGGTTCTGGCAGAGGTCGACGCTCTTCCAAGCCGGTCCACCACCATTGCCCATGTAACAGCCGCAAAGAATGCCGAAGGGACTGTTCTTAAGAAGACTATTTTGGAGACACAACAGGAGATCACTATGCGCTGGAGGCGGTTTGTTGAGCGTAAGAAGATTAATGGAGTTTGCTAAATTGATAGGTAGTCATGAGGGTGATATCTGTCTCTGATATATGCTTATTATTACCATATGTGGCTTGGCTATAAGTATCTGCGGCGATTTCTGATTGATATGACTTTTTTTTCTAGTAATACTGTTTTGTTAAGATTTGAGATATCTATGATAGTCTATGGAGATTCAGTTATCATCTTGGCTTTGAATATCTGCCTCATTATCGTTCATTGTTGCAATGGAGTGTGTTTCAAACCAATCACAAACTAGATCTTGTGTATCCACGATAGCGAAGTATGGGCATGGTCGTCATGTCTTTCAGCACAATTGCATGGGCAGCTTTTCCACCACAAATCAGAGAACATACACATTATTCAGCAGGATTAGGAAATCTGGGAACTTCTCAAGGTTTTGGTTTGTGCTAACATACAAGAAGACTCGTTAATTAAaatttctgttggtgcaaaaatctgcttgcgtcagagaagttggagtcgagggagtcgcggtcgccgtcgggacctgcaaaagaagtttaaatcggaggtggggttgctccggcaagatcctccgacgctcaagtcagttttctgcctcaacaagaatggagcgctcgaacaaaaattttagcagagtttctaggtaaaaacaagagcttatagaataacatatctggggttccccttttataggcgaagggggcaacaaactgatggtgacacctgtaaccgtctggcagtgggccgctcatagtcaggaaaagtttgttacggagagtagtggggtggacccgtggctattaccggggcgtgccacatggagtctgccacgagaagcggagcggtgtccgttgtcgcgacttgtcagaggatagaagaatcgcgtggtgtccgtcgcaggaagtggagcaggactgtggccattattacggtctgccaaggagtgatggagccgcgtggaatccgtcgcaggaggtggagcaggatcatggagtgatggagccgcgtggaatctgccgcagggaatggagcagaatcgcggttgTTACTGCggcgcgccagggggcgaaggtctgccggctgaagtccggctggagtgtcagcagttgaagttggtgacggagcccggctctcgtaggagtctgggcggagtcctccttgtcgtggacggagcccggctcccgtaggaatctgggcggagtcttcctgcaattaaagtcatgtgcgaagtccggctcccgtaggagtccggatggagtttaccagcagttgaagttggtgacggagcccggctcccgtaggagtccgggcggagtcctccttgcggttgaaatcgcggacggagcccggctcccgtaggagtccgggcggagtcttcctgcaattaaagccatgtgcgaagtccggctcccgtaggagtccggacggagcttaccagcagttgaagttggtgacggagcccggctcccgtaggagtccgggcggagtcctccttgcggttgaagtcgtggacggagctcgactcccgtagaaattcgggcggagtcttcctgcaattaaaatcaggtgcgaagtccggctcccgtaggagtccggacggagtttaccagcagttgaagttgatgatggagcccggctcccgtaggagtccgaacggaatcctccttgtggttgaagtcgtggacggagcccggcttccgtaggaatccggacggagtcttcctgcaattaaagtcaggtgcgaagtccggctcccgtaggagtccggacggagtttaccagtagttgaagttggtgacggagcccggctcccgtaggagtccgggcggagtcctccttgcggttgaagtcgtggacggagcccggctcccgtaggagtccgggcggttgaagttggtggcggagcccggctcccgtaggagtccgggcggagtcctccttgcggttgaagtcgtggatggagcccggctcccgtaggagtccggacggagtcttcctgcaattaaagtcaggtgcgaagtccggctcccgtaggagtccggacggagtttaccagcagttgaagttggtgacggagcccggctcccgtaggagtcctggcggagtcctccttgcggttgaagtcgtggacggagcctggctcccgtaggaatccggacggagtcttcctgtaattaaagtcaggtgcgaagtccggctcccgtaggagttcggacggagtttaccagcagttgaagttggtgacggagcccggctctcgtaggagtccggacggagtcctctttgcggttgaagtcgtggacggagcccggctcccgtaggagtccgggcggttgaagttggtggcggagcccggctcccataggagtccgggcagagtcctccttgcggttgaagtcgtggatggagttcggctcccgtaggagtccgggcggttgaagttggtggcggagcctagctcccgtaggagtccgagcggagtcctccttgcggttgaagtcgtggacagagcctgcaagggtcaatcccgctgagaacttcggctgtgggtattttatacccaacacctgtctccctactttcgagtttgaatttcgaatgaagaaagtacagagagattggcatagccgaagttgtccctcgaatcctgcgcacgatcgctcccagatattttggcattaaatgtgcgcgtgctggagtcttttcgaatcggggcgatacgaagggacccttcgaaattttcgctggtacactggcccaggtacgatgcaataatggccctgccaaccatcggccgcttttagccacctgtcgcggcgagtgggacacgtgtcgagcgcgggccggcctggggggattcgcgatcattatggtgccggatcccagggtctatttaaacccatccttccacctttaggggccctattctgctCCAGAGTTCTACCAATATCTGtccttccttcgagagccctgtttctgttggcgtcttctcggaccataggcgcccttcgagtcgtccctgtcctcgcccctctgcatccctctgagcgatctaggttagtctcagaaccttcatctttcttcccgccacttaggggccttttctttgccatttttttttctgttgtatTCCTTTGAGTTAGTCTCCTCTGGCCTCCCGTCCTTTGTCTTGTCTGTCTTCtttgggatctttagagtcttcattcggagttattcgaaatgtcttccggctcttccgctcccagcggttctgggagttcttccgcctcaacccctcaggtccctcgctctgtagatgaacccgcatctggggctggacTTCGCCCGgtttttgcgtcgggcgccattccatgctccctgactccggatgaactccttctgataagggttcagtatggagttcctccggagtacgacctggagctgcctggcccctccgaccgggctagcacccccccacctggtcgtttttgcctgtatcaggaggcattccgtgccggactccggcttccgcttccgtcctttgttgtcgccctcttccgtttcttagacatctctttggcttccgttgctccgaattcttttaggtttttgatagggtttctctccctttgccatgtagtcgaggtccaaccatctctctctctgtttaggcacttctatatcttcaagcgtcatccttcggtgaaggactggtggtatttctcccctcagttcgacaagaaggggttgctgaaaggtgccccctcttcaatccacaactggaaggagaaatacctcttcgtccactgcctgactctgaggctgggcctgcccccttggggctctctgagggattctgtccgtcgggcccccagcctgggggaggatgacctccaggctgtccggaagcttctcgcctattccgctccttcccttcccaaccttctgaaggagcaatttttgttcaacattggcctgagcccccaggatcctgcgagtacttcatctttttctttctcttctttttcttctgtcctttttctttctcttttctttcctttcttttttttttttttaaagaatggacgccgaagcagcacggatgcttgccaggggcctcaaggcccacaaaagaaagggtgccgcggcctccagatcggcaaagagggccagggcggaggagtcgagcttggccgcacccgtccaggcggctccagcgatcgacattccttcggacgccgaacctatggccccccgggcttcttcgaggagtccaccgattGGGGCTCCCGTTTTGGGGGTCCgtcccatggaggcgc contains the following coding sequences:
- the LOC105041902 gene encoding glutamate decarboxylase, with translation MVLSTAGHEPEASVHYTFASRYVRAPLPRFKMPENSIPKEAAHQIISDELMLDGNPRLNLASFVTTWMEPECDKLIMAAINKNYVDMDEYPVTTELQNRCVNMIAHLFHAPIGDDETAVGVGTVGSSEAIMLAGLAFKRKWQNKRKAEGKPYDKPNIVTGANVQVCWEKFARYFEVELKEVKLREGFYIMDPVKAVEMVDENTICVAAILGSTLTGEFEDVKLLNELLTQKNKETGWDTPIHVDAASGGFIAPFLYPELEWDFRLPLVKSINVSGHKFGLVYAGIGWVVWRSKEDLPEELIFHINYLGADQPTFTLNFSKGSSQIIAQYYQFIRLGFEGYKDIMENCMENARVLREGLEKMGRFDIVSKEVGVPLVAFSLKDSSKHTVFEIAESMRKFGWIIPAYTMPANAEHVAVLRVVIREDFSRSLAERLISDINKVLAEVDALPSRSTTIAHVTAAKNAEGTVLKKTILETQQEITMRWRRFVERKKINGVC